The window GATAGGTACTTTCAGAGTCTTCTTCTTGCATATAAGAATGCAACTCGATGCTAACTCGCAATAGACGTTGAGAAGACACTGTACAATCTTCACTGCAAATGGAACCGTCTGGGAGGTGTACCAGTGGACAATCAAAACGAGCACCCCAAGATGATATCTTCACAATATAGCTGACTCTGGCCATCGTCGTTTGGTCCTGTTTTCTTTTAGTATTTAAATAACATAAAGTTAAGAAATAACACAAGGTTAGAAAGACTACAGGTATGAGAAAACTAACCAAGCTTGGGCAAAAACACAGAATGAGATACGCAAGAATAACTCAACCAGGAGCCAGGCCCCCCTCTCAACATCTACATGCGAACGGATCAGCCAAATCCAAATCATTGAGGTCAACGGTGCTCGAAACATCATTGCGAGAACCTGTTGTAACACAGAGCTGAGCACCTCTAGAAACCCTTTTCTCCATCTGAAGCATCCTACATTGTTCTGCGAAAAATCCGTCATTGTAATCCCTGGAATCAACCTCAAGTCGGATGGACTCTAGCAGTTTCGCATTCAGTATAAAGAATGTGACAAAGTTAACTTGTGCCTGGATGCCTCGGTAATGTCTCAACACTAAGGTCTTCAAACGAATGTTCTGAGATGTGAGAAAATTCCGGTGTTTATGACGCCAGAAATTTGTTCCTGTTGGTGAATCTGTCTGAATCTGAACAGACAGGAGAAACCACAAACTTCAGAATTCCCAAGTAGATCAAAAGAGCATCTGGACAGCAAACACTACCACTTTATAGAGTATCCACGCAAACCATTACCTTCATATACAATTTCTCCAAGCATACAAAGCATTTCATCAACTCAATAACCATATCCAGATTAGAATTCATATTCACAGCTAAGATCTTGATAGTAGGCACCACCGTTGTCAGGCTAACAACGCGCAATCTCTTTATCATGCATGGAACACAATATTCAGAGATAAGTAAGTCAGATGACATGTAAGATTTCGGCACAAAATATTGTAGCAAGAAGTATTTTAAAAAAGATGTAGCAAGAAGCATAATGGACATGGCATAGCTACCTGAATAACAGTGGAGCCAAACATGATTTTGGAGTCCTGTGAATCCTGAGAAATGTAACCCAAGGTCGCCAGTCTAGGTGCGGAGATTACTGACACCCGCATTCTCATATCCATTCTCAGATAAAGCAACCTTTCAAGTGAAGGGGCATCCTCAATGATGAGTTCTACAAACCTAGAATGAACGCCTATACTTTTAAGGATAGGTGAGTCGATCCTGAGACCACGGATGTCAAAACTAGTCCTGAGCAACAAGCTTTCCAGGGCAGAACAGCCGGAGGCGATGATGCTCTGCAGCGAGCCCTCCGAGATTTTGACCTCCACCAGCGCAAGCTTCTTGAGCAGGGGAAACTGAAGCGTCTCCACAGTATTGTCCGGGAGATGGCACTGGCTGACGGTGGCGACGCGGAGAGTGCACGAGAACCTGAAGATGGACGCCGTTGGTGGTTGCAGCAGCTGTAACCTTGAGAACGAAAATCTGTATGTTATTGGCAGCTCCAGGTAGAACTCGAGCTCCTGGAGCCTGTCCAGGGAGGGGGAGCGACGGGAGGCAGAGGCGGTGGACGGGGCCCCCGTGGGCGGAGAGTATGGCGCCGGGGAGGTTGCCGGGGAGGCCAAGGCAGTCGAGGTTGAGAGGGGCGGCGCGCCAGA is drawn from Aegilops tauschii subsp. strangulata cultivar AL8/78 chromosome 1, Aet v6.0, whole genome shotgun sequence and contains these coding sequences:
- the LOC109767022 gene encoding uncharacterized protein → MDMRMRVSVISAPRLATLGYISQDSQDSKIMFGSTVIQRLRVVSLTTVVPTIKILAVNMNSNLDMVIELMKCFVCLEKLYMKIQTDSPTGTNFWRHKHRNFLTSQNIRLKTLVLRHYRGIQAQVNFVTFFILNAKLLESIRLEVDSRDYNDGFFAEQCRMLQMEKRVSRGAQLCVTTGSRNDVSSTVDLNDLDLADPFACRC